TTCCCTGGGGCATGAGAAAGGAGACGTGCTCTTGCAGGAAGTGGCCCAACGCCTGCAACGCTGTGTGCGGGTGACAGATACGGTAGCGCGAATTGGTGGCGACGAGTTCACTGTCATTTTGTCCGATATCAGTGATGCATCGATTGTGGAACGTACCTGTCGCTGTTTGCTGGACACGATTGAGGAGCCTTTCCAGCTGGGCAAGAACTCAGTGTCTGTCTCTGCCAGCGTGGGTATCACCTTGTTCCCCGAGGATGGGGACGATGCCGGTCAGCTTTTGAAAAATGCGGACATGGCCATGTATGCGGCCAAAGCGTGTGGTCGCAACCAATACTGCCGTTTTTTACCTGCCATGAGCGAAGCGGTGGAGGCTCGCCTTCGTTTCTCCCAGGATCTGCAAAAGGCCTTGAGCGAAAAGCAGTTTCAGCTCTATTACCAGCCTATTGTGGATATGCGTACGGGACAGGTCACCCGCGCTGAAGCCTTGATTCGTTGGGAGCATCCTCAGCTCGGTCTGGTGCCGCCTTCGGAGTTCATTCCTTTTTCCGAAGACTCCGGGCTGATTGTCTTGATCGGAGAATGGGTATTCGAGACGGCTGCCCAGGCGGCGGTCAGGCTGCGCCACGAGTTGGACCCCAGTTTCCGGGTCAGCCTGAACGTGTCACCCGCGCAGTTCAAGCTCAATGGTTCTTGTGCGCGGGAATGGGTGGAGTATCTGCAAACCCAGGGCATTCCGGGCGATGCGCTGGTGGTGGAAATTACGGAGCGTCTGTTGCTCGATGATCAGGGGCAGGCCTTGCAGCAGCTGCGCTCCTTGCGTGAATATGGCATGAGTGTGGCGCTGGATGATTTCGGCACAGGCTATTCCTCTCTGTCCCATTTGAAGCGCTTTTCCATCAATGTGCTCAAGATTGATCAGTGTTATATCCGTAATTTGGCGCTGAGCAGCGAGGATCTGGTCCTGACCCAGGCCATGATCGTCATGGCGCAAAAACTGGGTTTGCGCGTCGTGGCAGAAGGAGTGACCAGCCACGAGCAGCTGGACTTGCTCAACCACGCCGGCTGCGATTACATGCAGGGCTATTTGTGCTCGACGCCGATCCCGGCAGACGAGTTTGTGGATTGGTGCAAGACCTGGAATCGGGACCATGCAGGGGGATTTGCCGCGGGTCTGTATCCCGTGGGTCCCCAGGCGTTGCAGTAAGAAGGTCTGTTCAGGCGACGCGGTCGCTGGACATGTCGGCGTGCCGCACCCCCGGTGCTCAGGATGAGCGGCGAGCGCGCCAGGCAAACATAATCAGCAAGAGGCTGGCCCAGATCAGAAAGGGCAGGTTGCCGTATTTTACGTAGGGTGTCAGGCCAGTGGTGCCCTGTACTTCCACATCCAGTACGCCCGGTGTCAAGGGCGGCAGCACGGCGCGAATCCGTCCATACGGATCAATGGCAGCCGTCATGCCGGTGTTGGTCGCGCGCAGCATGGGACGTCCTGTTTCCAAGGCTCGCATGCGCGAGATCTGCAAATGCTGGCTCAAGGCCCAGGAGTTCCCGAACCAGCCCAGATTGCTGATATTTAGCAGCACGCTCGCCCCCTGCTGACCAGGGCGGCCCTGGACGGCCTGGATGATCTCTTCACCAAAAACGTCTTCATAGCAGATATTGGCCGCGACACGACCTTCTGGCAGCTGGAAAGGAGCTTGTGGCAGGGCGCCCCGGTGAAAGTCACCCAAGGGGATATTCATCATGTCCACGAACCACCGAAAGCCGGCGGGGATGAATTCGCCAAAGGGCACGAGATGGTGTTTGTCGTAGTAGGCAGCAGTGCTGTTGATGATGTCCTGAGGCTGGGTTTGGGGGGTGATCAGCAAGGCACTGTTGGTATAGCTGAGTTTGCCATCGACCGTACCGCGATCCATGGGTACGCCCAGCACCAGATTGGCTTGATGACGTTGGGCCAGTTCTGTCCAGCGCAACCAGAAGCTGGTTTCCAGACGGTTCTGCAAAACCGGGATGACGGTCTCGGGCAGGACAATCAGACGCGGCGCGTCCTCGGGGGATTTGGCGTCCAGATTGGCCAAGTCGTAATAGCGTTCTATGCCCTCGCCCATCGCGGGGCCAAACTTGGCGCTCTGGTCGACATTGCCTTGCACCAGCCGGGCGATGAACGGATCACCCTGAGGTTTAACCCAGGCGATATGCGGCAAACTGATGCCGATCAGGCCGAAAACCATGGCGATGCCAATACCAATGGCACTAGAAGGGCTCTGGTTTTTGTCTTTGGAGGCGGCAAACTGGGCGATGACCGCGGCACTGAAGGCGGACAGCCAGGCCAGACCATAGACGCCGACAAGTGGAGCCCAGCCGGTAAACATGCCTTCCGCATGGGCGTAGCCGATGTTCAGCCAGGGGAAGCCGGTCAGTAGCGTGCCCCGCAGCCATTCGCTCAGCGCCCAGCAGCTTGCAAACCCCGCGGACAATAGCAGTCGTGGTAGCCAGGCATCACTATTGTGTTTGGGACGCAGCTTTTGCCACACGGCCGCAGCCAGGGCGGGGAAAAGGGCCAGTGCAGCTGCCAGCAGCAAGACCCCCAGGGCCGCCAGCCAGGATGGCATCCCGCCATACTGGTGCATGCTGATGTAGAGCCAATACACGCCGACGGCAAAGTTGCCCAGACCAAACCAATAGCTGCGTCCGAAAGCTTGTCGTAACGACTGCGCTGCCATGATCTGCGAACAGGCTATGGCTAGCAGGGTGATCTGATAAAACGGCAGAATCCAGGAGGGCAGCGGGCCTATCGAAAAGGACAGGGCATGCAAGCCCCCCAGAGCCAGCATTAACGCGACGCGCAGCGCCTGGGGGACAGGTTTGGAATCAGGATTGTTCAAGATGGGGCTCGGCGGGTGTGGCTCGCTGAACGTGCAGCCAAAGGGCTCGTTTCGCATCGGCACGCACGACGGTGATGCTGATGCCGTCAAGCTGGGCGACATCGCCCCGGCGAGGGATGTGCCCCAGTTCGGATGCCAGCCAGCCACCCACGGTATCAAAGTCGTCGTTGGGCAGATTGGTATGGAACGCTTCGTTGAAATCGGGGATTTCGGTCAGGGCCATGACCCGCCAACTGTCAGGGCCTGCCTGGAAAATGGTCTGTTCGGCGTCTTCATCGTATTCGTCCTCGATGTCGCCGACAATTTGTTCCAGCACGTCTTCCATCGTGACCAGCCCGGCGGTGCCGCCATGTTCGTCAATGACGACGGCCAGGTGATTGCGGCTGCCACGGAACTCATGCAGCAGCA
This genomic interval from Alcaligenes ammonioxydans contains the following:
- the lnt gene encoding apolipoprotein N-acyltransferase encodes the protein MLALGGLHALSFSIGPLPSWILPFYQITLLAIACSQIMAAQSLRQAFGRSYWFGLGNFAVGVYWLYISMHQYGGMPSWLAALGVLLLAAALALFPALAAAVWQKLRPKHNSDAWLPRLLLSAGFASCWALSEWLRGTLLTGFPWLNIGYAHAEGMFTGWAPLVGVYGLAWLSAFSAAVIAQFAASKDKNQSPSSAIGIGIAMVFGLIGISLPHIAWVKPQGDPFIARLVQGNVDQSAKFGPAMGEGIERYYDLANLDAKSPEDAPRLIVLPETVIPVLQNRLETSFWLRWTELAQRHQANLVLGVPMDRGTVDGKLSYTNSALLITPQTQPQDIINSTAAYYDKHHLVPFGEFIPAGFRWFVDMMNIPLGDFHRGALPQAPFQLPEGRVAANICYEDVFGEEIIQAVQGRPGQQGASVLLNISNLGWFGNSWALSQHLQISRMRALETGRPMLRATNTGMTAAIDPYGRIRAVLPPLTPGVLDVEVQGTTGLTPYVKYGNLPFLIWASLLLIMFAWRARRSS